The following coding sequences are from one Formosa haliotis window:
- a CDS encoding aldehyde dehydrogenase (NADP(+)): MITGKNYVGFTPSAKGSKTYKTFNPQLNAENEDVFTEATSEEINEAVALASKAFRTYSKISGTEKALFLNTIAEEILALDTLIETYCKESGLPEGRAQGERNRTIGQLRAFAELVAEGSWVEASIDTAQPERQPVPKPDVRKLNIGLGPVVVFGASNFPLAYSTAGGDTAAALAAGCPVIVKSHPMHAGTGALVASAVVKAAKKTNMPDGVFSNLNSSGIEVGQTLVKHPAVKAVGFTGSIRAGRALYNLASEREEPIPVFAEMGSINPVVMLPKALAETGSSWAKTYANSITLGTGQFCTNPGLLFGVKGDDLTQFINVLAKEIVNIEPTCMLHPNIKSAYQKNKDRALNQDHISIVANYDKEVQINYAKQAVITVEGTTFLENTTLHQEVFGPFSMVVQCENLEQLKTIIYKLEGQLTGTILASDGELEAHLDVMNAVQNRVGRLIFNGVPTGVEVCPSMVHGGPYPASSDSRFTAVGTQSIKRWVRPFCFQDWPLKLLPLELQNENPLGILRLVNNKQTSAKI, translated from the coding sequence AATGAAGACGTATTTACAGAAGCTACTTCCGAAGAAATTAATGAAGCCGTGGCTTTAGCTTCCAAAGCTTTTAGAACATATTCTAAAATATCTGGAACAGAGAAAGCCCTGTTCCTAAATACTATCGCCGAAGAGATTTTAGCGCTAGACACACTCATAGAAACCTATTGTAAAGAATCTGGCCTACCTGAAGGTCGCGCACAAGGAGAACGCAATCGAACTATCGGACAGTTACGTGCCTTTGCAGAATTAGTAGCAGAAGGGTCTTGGGTAGAGGCATCTATCGATACCGCTCAACCGGAGCGACAGCCCGTACCAAAACCCGATGTTCGTAAACTGAATATTGGTTTAGGTCCTGTAGTTGTTTTCGGCGCTAGTAATTTTCCTTTAGCCTATTCCACTGCTGGTGGAGATACCGCAGCTGCACTCGCTGCCGGTTGTCCTGTAATTGTAAAGTCTCACCCCATGCATGCCGGCACGGGAGCTTTGGTAGCATCTGCAGTTGTTAAAGCTGCGAAAAAAACGAACATGCCAGACGGCGTATTTTCAAATTTAAATAGTAGCGGAATTGAAGTTGGTCAAACTTTAGTAAAACATCCTGCGGTAAAGGCCGTTGGTTTTACGGGGAGTATTCGTGCAGGTCGTGCGCTTTACAATTTAGCTTCCGAACGTGAAGAACCTATTCCTGTTTTTGCAGAAATGGGCAGTATAAATCCCGTAGTCATGTTACCAAAAGCTCTTGCCGAAACAGGAAGCTCTTGGGCAAAAACGTACGCCAACTCAATAACTTTAGGAACAGGACAATTTTGCACCAATCCTGGTTTACTTTTCGGTGTAAAAGGAGACGATTTAACGCAATTTATAAATGTACTTGCCAAAGAAATTGTAAACATAGAACCGACATGCATGTTACACCCTAATATAAAATCGGCTTACCAAAAAAATAAAGACCGGGCTTTAAATCAAGACCATATTTCTATAGTTGCCAATTACGATAAGGAGGTACAAATTAATTATGCCAAACAAGCTGTAATTACTGTAGAGGGCACTACCTTTTTAGAAAACACGACCTTACACCAGGAGGTATTCGGACCATTCTCTATGGTTGTACAATGCGAAAATTTAGAGCAATTAAAAACCATAATTTATAAATTAGAAGGCCAATTAACAGGAACTATTTTGGCCTCCGATGGCGAACTAGAAGCGCATTTAGATGTGATGAATGCCGTCCAAAATCGAGTAGGCAGATTAATCTTTAACGGCGTACCCACAGGTGTAGAGGTTTGTCCGTCTATGGTGCATGGAGGACCTTATCCGGCCTCTTCAGATAGCCGATTTACAGCAGTAGGCACACAATCTATAAAACGCTGGGTAAGACCCTTTTGTTTTCAAGATTGGCCATTAAAACTATTACCTCTAGAGTTACAAAATGAAAATCCGCTTGGTATACTTCGACTTGTAAACAACAAGCAAACTTCAGCTAAAATTTAG
- a CDS encoding 4-hydroxyproline epimerase, with the protein MARKSFFCVDAHTCGNPVRVVAGGGPLLTGNSISEKRQHFLKEYDWIRRGLMFEPRGHDMMSGSILLPPQNPENDLAILFIETSGCLPMCGHGTIGSITIAIEEGLITPKIPGKILMEAPAGLVKVEYQQTGKKVDWVRITNVKSYLAAEGLTVNCPELGDITFDVAYGGNYYAIIDPQAHFSGIHNFSASTIIQYSQIIRQRINEIYPNQFIHPEHEAIRDVSHILWTGNPIDPNSSGRNAVFYGDKAIDRSPCGTGTSARMAQLHAKGKLKIGETFIHESFIGSKFIGRIVEETSLNGKPAIIPSIQGWAKVFGYNTIIIDDEDDPYAHGFQVI; encoded by the coding sequence ATGGCAAGAAAATCTTTCTTTTGTGTCGATGCCCATACCTGCGGTAACCCCGTACGTGTTGTGGCTGGTGGCGGACCGCTTTTAACGGGAAATTCTATAAGCGAAAAACGTCAGCATTTTCTAAAAGAATACGACTGGATTCGCAGAGGATTAATGTTCGAACCTCGGGGTCATGATATGATGAGTGGTAGTATTTTATTACCGCCTCAAAATCCTGAAAACGATTTGGCTATTCTATTTATAGAAACCTCAGGTTGCTTACCCATGTGCGGTCATGGCACCATTGGCAGTATAACTATCGCTATAGAAGAAGGCTTAATTACACCTAAAATACCTGGCAAAATTTTAATGGAAGCCCCAGCTGGATTGGTAAAAGTAGAATATCAACAAACCGGAAAGAAAGTAGATTGGGTACGCATAACCAATGTAAAAAGTTATTTAGCAGCCGAAGGTTTAACCGTAAATTGCCCTGAATTGGGTGATATTACCTTCGATGTGGCCTATGGCGGAAATTACTATGCGATTATAGATCCGCAAGCACATTTTTCTGGTATTCATAACTTTTCGGCAAGTACCATTATTCAATATTCACAAATTATAAGGCAGCGCATTAACGAGATATACCCTAATCAATTTATTCATCCAGAGCACGAAGCCATTCGCGATGTATCGCATATCCTATGGACAGGCAATCCTATAGACCCAAACTCGTCGGGAAGAAATGCAGTGTTTTATGGCGATAAGGCCATAGATCGTTCGCCCTGCGGCACAGGAACCTCAGCAAGAATGGCTCAATTACATGCTAAAGGAAAATTGAAAATCGGTGAAACCTTTATTCATGAAAGCTTTATTGGGAGTAAATTTATTGGTCGTATTGTGGAAGAAACAAGTTTAAACGGAAAACCTGCTATAATTCCAAGTATTCAAGGTTGGGCCAAAGTTTTTGGATATAACACCATCATTATCGACGATGAAGACGATCCATACGCACACGGATTTCAAGTGATTTAA
- a CDS encoding NAD(P)/FAD-dependent oxidoreductase: MGKNIVIIGGGIIGLCSAYYLLKDGHQVTVIDKSDISKGASFVNAGYITPSHIIPLAAPGMISKGIKWMLNASSPFYVKPRLDKEFLQWGWAFNKSASASKVARAIPIIKSINCFGRDLYEDLKAANHFNFHYERKGLLMYYKTDKAGEEEWKIGQRAMTEGLHVKHLSQNDVIKYEPHIALNIKGAVYYDSDAHTTPSAFMREILKYLKQNGVKFYTHETVEDITLNHGAIKHIKTNNRQLPCDEVVLAAGSWSPLLTKTFGLKIPIQAGKGYCINVKRPTKIQTPAILVEAKVAVTPMQGFTRFAGTMELSGINHNINPKRIQAIADAAASYYEGLKITTAEQAQADCGLRPCSPDGLPYIGKSKRCKNLTIATGHAMMGWSLGPATGKLVSEVIANKKTTIDLEAFHPDRTF, translated from the coding sequence ATGGGAAAAAACATTGTAATTATTGGTGGTGGAATTATCGGACTCTGTTCTGCTTACTACCTTTTAAAAGATGGGCATCAGGTTACGGTTATCGATAAATCAGATATCTCCAAAGGGGCATCATTTGTAAATGCGGGCTATATTACACCAAGTCATATTATTCCGTTAGCGGCTCCGGGAATGATTTCAAAAGGTATTAAATGGATGCTTAACGCTTCTAGTCCGTTTTATGTAAAACCCCGATTAGACAAAGAGTTTTTGCAATGGGGTTGGGCTTTTAACAAATCCGCTTCTGCTTCAAAAGTGGCACGTGCCATTCCTATAATTAAATCAATTAACTGCTTCGGAAGAGATTTATACGAAGATTTAAAAGCGGCAAACCATTTCAATTTTCATTACGAACGGAAAGGGCTTTTAATGTATTACAAAACCGATAAAGCTGGTGAAGAAGAATGGAAAATAGGTCAACGGGCCATGACCGAGGGTTTACATGTAAAACATCTAAGCCAAAACGACGTCATAAAGTACGAACCCCATATAGCATTAAATATAAAAGGTGCCGTATATTATGATAGTGATGCCCATACAACTCCTAGTGCATTTATGCGTGAAATACTGAAGTATTTAAAACAAAATGGCGTTAAATTTTACACTCACGAAACGGTTGAAGATATTACCCTAAACCATGGCGCCATTAAACACATTAAAACCAACAACCGGCAATTACCTTGCGACGAAGTGGTTTTAGCCGCTGGATCTTGGAGTCCGCTATTAACTAAAACATTTGGATTAAAAATTCCTATCCAAGCCGGAAAAGGCTATTGTATAAACGTTAAGCGGCCAACTAAAATTCAAACACCAGCCATTTTGGTAGAAGCGAAAGTTGCTGTAACTCCTATGCAAGGATTTACTAGATTTGCAGGAACTATGGAACTTAGCGGAATTAATCATAACATCAATCCTAAACGTATACAAGCCATTGCCGATGCTGCTGCCTCGTATTATGAAGGTTTAAAAATTACCACCGCAGAACAAGCTCAAGCCGATTGTGGTTTACGCCCCTGTTCTCCAGACGGACTACCTTATATTGGTAAATCTAAGCGCTGTAAAAATTTAACCATTGCCACCGGCCATGCGATGATGGGTTGGAGTTTAGGACCGGCGACAGGGAAACTAGTTTCAGAAGTTATTGCTAACAAAAAAACAACAATAGATCTGGAGGCTTTCCATCCAGATAGAACTTTTTAA
- a CDS encoding aminopeptidase P N-terminal domain-containing protein: protein MRYNQISNQLFIKNRARFTAKMVSNTMAILTSNDVKHNNADDVMGFSQNNDLFYLSGIDQDETILVLFPEAQKPENRAILFITETNEQMRIWDGEKLTKAQASEISGVSRVEWVHDFEKILQLMAFEADGFYLGHNEHIKRVTHNQQTRQDRMILWVKEKYPLHNLHRVAKITRDLRPVKSAEELALMQQAADISVESFKMALQAAKPNIKEYVIEAELIYNLTRSGALRHAFKPIVASGKNACALHYNTNDDMCKDGEMILMDFGVCYANYNSDTTRCFPVNGKFSERQKAVYNAVLRCLKAGSKLLKPGVIPSEYETKMAKLVEAELINLGLFTAEDVANQDEDKPLYKKYYMHGSAHYIGLDVHDVGLYTRPLEVGMVLTCEPGIYISEEGIGCRLENDYIITEDGNRNMTAAMPIEVEDIEALMQKK, encoded by the coding sequence ATGAGATACAATCAAATATCAAATCAACTATTTATAAAAAACAGAGCACGTTTTACGGCTAAAATGGTATCAAATACTATGGCTATTTTAACCTCGAACGATGTAAAACATAATAATGCAGATGATGTAATGGGCTTTTCCCAAAACAACGATTTGTTTTATTTAAGCGGTATAGACCAGGATGAAACAATCTTGGTTTTATTTCCTGAAGCACAGAAGCCGGAAAACCGAGCCATCCTCTTTATTACTGAAACTAACGAACAAATGAGGATTTGGGACGGCGAAAAATTAACCAAAGCACAAGCCTCAGAAATCTCAGGGGTGTCTCGTGTAGAATGGGTTCACGATTTCGAAAAAATATTACAACTCATGGCATTCGAAGCCGATGGGTTTTACTTAGGTCACAACGAACATATAAAGCGAGTAACCCACAATCAACAAACCCGACAAGACCGCATGATTTTGTGGGTTAAAGAAAAATATCCTTTACACAATTTACACCGTGTGGCAAAAATAACAAGAGATTTACGTCCGGTTAAATCGGCAGAAGAATTGGCTTTAATGCAACAAGCCGCCGATATTAGTGTAGAGAGTTTTAAAATGGCTTTACAAGCGGCTAAACCCAATATAAAAGAGTACGTTATCGAAGCCGAATTAATTTACAATTTAACCCGATCGGGTGCTTTACGCCATGCGTTTAAACCTATCGTGGCTTCCGGAAAAAATGCCTGTGCCTTACACTACAACACCAATGATGACATGTGTAAAGATGGCGAGATGATTCTTATGGATTTTGGGGTATGCTATGCCAATTATAATAGCGATACTACCCGTTGTTTTCCCGTAAACGGAAAGTTTTCAGAACGTCAAAAAGCAGTGTATAATGCTGTTTTAAGATGTTTAAAAGCAGGAAGCAAATTGCTAAAACCTGGTGTAATTCCTTCAGAATACGAAACAAAAATGGCCAAATTAGTAGAAGCTGAATTGATTAATTTAGGATTATTTACTGCTGAAGATGTTGCAAATCAAGATGAAGACAAACCACTTTATAAGAAATATTATATGCATGGCTCGGCGCATTATATTGGTTTAGATGTTCATGATGTTGGTTTATATACTCGTCCGTTAGAAGTTGGTATGGTTTTAACTTGCGAACCTGGAATTTACATTTCGGAAGAAGGTATTGGCTGTCGTTTAGAGAATGATTATATAATTACCGAGGATGGAAATAGAAATATGACAGCTGCGATGCCCATAGAAGTTGAAGATATTGAAGCATTAATGCAGAAAAAATAA
- a CDS encoding M24 family metallopeptidase has product MKTIGIGGSTIEAELAAITPKAQVVQPIQKSEFPKRISKALELMKTADLKAMYLHAGTNLYYFTGTKWHASERMVGALILADGSVHYIAPQFEEGTILDFMGVKGVIHGWEEHESPFALLVSVLKENGITSGNIGIDEATPFFIVDGILKSQSEYTLVNAKSVTAGCRMIKSEAEIAIMQAAMDITMEVHKAVARILKPGIAAKTVEEFINEAHKRYGIPTGSYFCIVLFGVDSSFPHGVKSPKNLEDNEVVLVDTGCMLHDYISDITRTYVFGDITDEHRKIWNLKREAQFSAFKAAQLGNTCGSIDVDVRNTLEENGLGPDYKVPGLPHRTGHGIGLDIHEWPYLVRTDTTILEAGMCFSNEPMLVIPNKFGIRLEDHIYMTEDGPKWFTEPAHSIEDPFGISK; this is encoded by the coding sequence ATGAAAACAATAGGAATAGGAGGCTCTACCATTGAAGCCGAATTAGCAGCGATAACACCTAAGGCACAGGTGGTACAACCCATACAAAAATCGGAATTCCCTAAACGCATTTCAAAAGCTTTAGAGCTTATGAAAACAGCCGATTTAAAAGCGATGTATTTACATGCTGGCACAAATCTGTATTATTTTACAGGCACAAAATGGCATGCTAGCGAGCGCATGGTAGGCGCATTAATTTTAGCAGACGGAAGTGTTCACTATATAGCTCCTCAATTTGAGGAAGGCACAATTTTAGACTTTATGGGTGTTAAAGGCGTAATTCACGGATGGGAAGAACATGAAAGTCCGTTTGCGTTACTAGTTTCTGTTTTAAAGGAAAACGGTATAACATCTGGAAACATTGGGATTGATGAAGCCACGCCGTTTTTCATTGTCGATGGCATTTTAAAAAGTCAATCGGAATACACTTTAGTGAATGCCAAATCGGTAACTGCCGGTTGTCGAATGATAAAATCGGAAGCAGAAATAGCCATCATGCAAGCGGCTATGGATATTACGATGGAAGTTCATAAAGCAGTTGCTAGAATTTTGAAACCTGGTATTGCAGCTAAAACAGTAGAAGAATTTATAAATGAAGCCCATAAACGCTACGGTATTCCTACTGGTTCTTATTTCTGTATCGTGTTGTTTGGGGTAGATTCTTCATTTCCGCATGGTGTAAAATCTCCTAAAAATTTAGAAGACAACGAAGTCGTATTGGTTGATACCGGTTGTATGCTTCACGATTACATTTCAGACATAACAAGAACCTATGTTTTTGGTGACATTACCGATGAACACCGTAAAATTTGGAATTTAAAACGCGAAGCGCAATTTTCAGCATTTAAAGCTGCACAATTGGGTAACACCTGCGGATCTATAGATGTTGATGTTCGAAATACTTTAGAAGAAAACGGTTTAGGTCCGGACTATAAAGTTCCAGGATTGCCACATAGAACAGGTCATGGTATTGGTTTAGATATTCATGAATGGCCATATTTGGTACGCACAGATACTACCATCTTAGAAGCGGGAATGTGTTTTAGTAACGAACCTATGTTGGTTATTCCTAACAAATTTGGTATCCGTTTAGAAGATCATATTTATATGACTGAGGATGGCCCAAAATGGTTCACAGAACCTGCACATAGCATAGAAGATCCGTTTGGAATCTCAAAATAA
- a CDS encoding aminotransferase class III-fold pyridoxal phosphate-dependent enzyme — translation MEQNTLALTVDHAKNIASDLYGISGFVTPLPGEVDYNFKIKTAEGLSYILKVSRPGESKKQLEFQQELLQHLEHSTMEICTPKAVPDNKGNLISSFTDASNQVRFVRVLTWISGRLWSRVNPQLDDLRFSLGEQCGRVTSALNGFNHPEAHKVFDWDVAQSLWTKQQLHLFSSEEKQILKHFISGFEATFEVYNTLRKSIVHNDANDNNVIVSSALIQPKVIAVIDYGDAVYTQIINDVAIACAYAIMHHQNPLEAALPLVKGYHKSYPLQELELEHLYHAIAMRLVISVTKSAINKIEEPENTYLLISEKPAWELLKKWRAISPEFAQYSFRAACGFNAHPNEKAFYKWIEHQNFSLTQLFPTIKKQDIAPLDLSVSSAWIGHQEEFNDLDVFQFKLNTLQKQQPSKIIAGGYLEPRPLYTSTDYDTIGNSGRTSRTIHLGVDYWLPAQMPIHALCDGEVIVAVNAEGDKNYGGLIILKHQFENNHFYTLYGHLSIESALSKKVGDIIKQGECIGCLGTSKENGNWAPHLHFQVMLSMLNYTADFRGVTYYKELSVWKSICPNPNAFFKLDKNLEVRQPSNADLIAYRKQHLGKGLSLQYNTPIKMVRGAGVYLMDENGAKYLDTVNNVAHVGHEHFEVVKAGQYQMALINTNTRYLHPNINKLTEALLETLPPELSVLHFVNSGSEANELAIRMAKTVTGERDIIASEMGYHGNSNMCIDISSYKFEGKGGQGAPEYTHIIPIPDAFRGTYRGKDTGKLYAENIDKQIDRIQHKNRGLAAFIIEPIISCGGQIELPEGFLKLAYQKVRAAGGLCISDEVQTGCGRMGKTFWGFQLHDVIPDIVTIGKPLGNGHPLAAVACTREVADTFANGMEYFNTFGGNPVSCAIGTEVLQIIKREQLQKNALTVGEFLKAELKALAVKYPIIGDVRGQGLFLGIELVDANLKPLAKHTDYLANRMKDHSILMSIDGPDHNVLKIKPPLVFSKEHAKELLFYLERILAEDFMKHY, via the coding sequence ATGGAACAGAATACTCTTGCATTAACTGTAGACCACGCGAAAAATATAGCTTCAGATTTATATGGAATTTCAGGGTTTGTAACCCCGCTTCCTGGAGAAGTTGATTATAATTTTAAGATAAAAACAGCCGAGGGACTGTCTTATATCTTAAAAGTTTCTCGTCCAGGTGAAAGTAAAAAACAACTTGAATTTCAGCAGGAATTATTGCAACATCTTGAACATAGTACCATGGAGATTTGCACTCCAAAAGCGGTTCCGGATAACAAGGGGAATCTTATTTCATCATTTACAGATGCTTCCAATCAGGTTCGTTTTGTACGTGTGCTTACTTGGATTTCTGGTAGGTTATGGAGTCGTGTAAATCCGCAATTAGACGATTTGCGTTTTAGCCTCGGCGAACAATGCGGACGGGTAACCTCGGCTTTAAATGGTTTTAATCACCCAGAAGCGCATAAGGTATTTGATTGGGATGTGGCTCAAAGTTTATGGACAAAACAGCAGTTGCATTTATTTTCTTCGGAAGAGAAACAAATTCTTAAACATTTTATTTCAGGCTTCGAAGCTACTTTTGAAGTTTACAATACGCTAAGAAAAAGTATTGTTCATAATGATGCGAATGATAATAATGTCATTGTAAGTTCAGCATTAATTCAGCCCAAAGTGATTGCCGTTATAGATTATGGCGATGCTGTGTATACCCAAATTATAAATGATGTGGCCATAGCTTGTGCATATGCGATTATGCATCATCAAAATCCGTTAGAAGCTGCCTTACCCTTAGTAAAAGGGTATCATAAAAGTTATCCTCTTCAAGAGCTTGAACTCGAGCACTTATATCATGCTATTGCTATGCGATTGGTAATTTCGGTTACTAAATCGGCTATAAATAAAATTGAGGAGCCCGAAAACACCTATCTTTTAATTAGCGAAAAACCAGCTTGGGAATTACTAAAAAAATGGAGAGCGATTTCGCCAGAATTTGCACAGTATAGCTTTAGAGCGGCCTGTGGTTTTAATGCTCATCCAAACGAAAAGGCATTTTATAAATGGATAGAACATCAGAATTTTAGTCTTACACAACTTTTTCCAACGATTAAAAAACAAGATATCGCACCTTTAGATTTAAGTGTGTCGAGTGCTTGGATTGGGCATCAAGAGGAATTTAACGATCTCGATGTATTTCAGTTTAAACTTAATACATTACAAAAGCAGCAGCCTTCCAAGATTATCGCTGGCGGCTATTTAGAACCTCGCCCGTTGTATACCTCTACCGATTACGATACTATTGGTAACAGTGGCAGAACGAGTAGAACGATTCATTTGGGAGTCGATTATTGGCTCCCTGCACAAATGCCAATTCACGCATTATGCGATGGCGAAGTTATCGTTGCAGTAAATGCCGAAGGTGATAAAAACTATGGCGGACTCATTATTTTAAAACATCAATTCGAGAACAACCATTTTTATACGTTGTATGGACATTTGTCTATAGAGAGCGCCTTGTCCAAAAAGGTTGGCGATATTATAAAACAAGGGGAATGCATCGGATGTTTAGGAACTTCGAAAGAAAACGGGAATTGGGCGCCGCATTTACATTTTCAAGTCATGCTTTCCATGCTCAATTATACTGCCGATTTTAGAGGGGTTACCTATTATAAAGAACTTTCAGTTTGGAAAAGTATTTGCCCAAATCCAAATGCATTTTTCAAATTAGATAAAAATTTAGAAGTCCGTCAACCATCAAATGCTGACTTAATAGCTTATAGAAAACAGCATTTAGGCAAAGGTTTAAGTTTACAATACAACACGCCTATAAAAATGGTTAGAGGGGCCGGCGTCTATTTAATGGATGAAAATGGTGCCAAATATTTAGATACCGTAAACAATGTAGCGCATGTGGGGCATGAACATTTTGAAGTGGTAAAAGCAGGACAATACCAAATGGCTTTAATTAATACCAACACGCGCTATTTGCATCCGAACATCAATAAGTTAACGGAAGCCTTATTAGAAACTTTACCACCGGAATTGAGTGTGTTACATTTTGTAAACTCGGGAAGTGAAGCTAACGAGTTAGCCATTCGAATGGCAAAAACGGTTACGGGCGAACGCGATATTATAGCGTCAGAAATGGGCTATCACGGAAATAGTAACATGTGCATTGATATCTCATCGTATAAATTTGAAGGCAAAGGCGGACAAGGCGCTCCCGAGTACACACATATTATCCCAATTCCCGATGCCTTCCGCGGAACATATAGAGGAAAAGATACGGGTAAATTATATGCCGAAAATATTGATAAACAAATTGACCGTATTCAACATAAAAATCGAGGTCTTGCAGCTTTTATTATAGAACCAATTATTAGTTGTGGTGGCCAAATTGAACTGCCTGAAGGGTTTTTAAAATTAGCATATCAAAAAGTAAGAGCTGCTGGCGGACTTTGTATTTCTGATGAAGTGCAAACCGGATGTGGCCGTATGGGAAAAACCTTTTGGGGATTTCAACTCCATGATGTTATTCCAGATATCGTGACCATAGGAAAACCACTTGGTAATGGACATCCTTTGGCGGCCGTAGCGTGTACTCGAGAAGTTGCCGACACCTTTGCAAATGGTATGGAATATTTTAACACATTTGGAGGAAATCCGGTGTCCTGTGCCATTGGGACGGAGGTTTTGCAAATAATAAAACGAGAACAACTTCAAAAAAATGCATTAACTGTAGGTGAATTTTTAAAGGCAGAACTAAAGGCTTTAGCTGTTAAATATCCTATAATTGGTGATGTAAGAGGACAAGGATTGTTTTTAGGCATAGAACTGGTAGATGCTAATCTGAAACCGCTCGCCAAGCATACCGATTATCTTGCCAACCGCATGAAGGATCATAGTATTTTAATGAGTATTGATGGCCCAGACCATAATGTTTTAAAAATAAAACCGCCTCTTGTTTTTAGTAAAGAACATGCAAAAGAGCTTCTGTTTTATTTAGAACGTATCCTTGCCGAAGATTTTATGAAGCACTATTAA
- a CDS encoding PhnA domain-containing protein, whose amino-acid sequence MSVLQTLESRSNKSCELCGSSDQLKQYVIPPSLNENVDNSVLVCNTCLQQIEGNDEMDVNHWRCLNDSMWNENVAVQIMSWRMLQRLRGEGWPKDLLDMMYLDDDALALARATGEDQDESSKIIHRDSNGVILETGDNVVLVKDLKVKGSSMVAKQGTAVRNIRLDHENAEYIEGKVDGQQIVIITKYVKKL is encoded by the coding sequence ATGAGTGTATTACAAACCTTAGAAAGCAGAAGTAACAAAAGTTGTGAACTTTGCGGATCTTCAGATCAATTAAAACAATATGTTATTCCACCATCCTTAAACGAAAATGTAGATAATAGCGTATTGGTATGTAATACCTGCTTACAACAAATTGAAGGCAACGATGAAATGGATGTTAACCACTGGCGTTGTTTAAACGATAGTATGTGGAACGAAAATGTGGCGGTGCAAATTATGTCTTGGCGTATGCTGCAACGCTTACGTGGTGAAGGTTGGCCTAAAGATTTGTTAGATATGATGTATTTAGACGATGATGCTTTGGCTTTAGCTCGCGCTACTGGCGAAGATCAGGACGAGAGTTCTAAAATTATTCATAGAGATTCTAATGGTGTTATTCTAGAAACTGGCGACAATGTAGTGTTGGTAAAAGATTTAAAAGTGAAGGGGTCTAGTATGGTTGCCAAACAAGGAACCGCTGTTAGAAACATCCGTTTAGATCATGAAAATGCCGAATATATAGAAGGAAAGGTTGACGGGCAACAAATTGTAATCATCACAAAATACGTGAAGAAATTATAA
- a CDS encoding STAS domain-containing protein, which translates to MALEILQNNEAFVIDGDLNHTNVSKFHASFENAFTDTNQLVINIDKLKSADVAGVSAFESLYQQAVKHKKRLVLVGYGSRDLYNHFETTFTRN; encoded by the coding sequence ATGGCACTAGAAATTTTACAAAACAATGAAGCTTTTGTTATTGATGGCGATTTAAATCACACAAATGTTTCAAAGTTTCATGCATCTTTCGAGAATGCATTTACAGACACCAACCAATTGGTGATTAATATTGACAAACTAAAAAGTGCAGATGTTGCAGGTGTTTCGGCTTTCGAGTCCTTATACCAACAAGCTGTAAAGCACAAAAAGCGATTGGTCCTTGTAGGATATGGTAGTCGCGATTTGTACAACCATTTTGAAACTACTTTTACCCGCAATTAG
- a CDS encoding STAS domain-containing protein, which translates to MELTITHYNNYFKIKGILTKHNLDVFYNYFQDVFDDRDRITINLSGLDVVDQFGVQALEQLQKEAKRLAIPLSIIGSGQTAIYDHFKTEALTSSS; encoded by the coding sequence ATGGAACTAACAATTACGCATTACAACAACTATTTTAAAATTAAAGGAATTCTAACAAAACATAACTTAGATGTTTTTTACAATTACTTTCAAGATGTTTTTGATGACCGAGATCGGATTACCATAAATTTATCCGGTTTAGATGTTGTCGATCAATTTGGAGTTCAAGCTTTAGAACAATTACAAAAAGAAGCAAAACGATTAGCTATTCCGTTATCTATTATCGGTTCTGGTCAAACTGCAATCTACGATCATTTTAAAACTGAAGCTCTTACCTCATCCTCGTAA